The following are from one region of the Streptosporangiales bacterium genome:
- a CDS encoding cobalamin biosynthesis protein CobW: MRQVPVVVVAAVDPVLRDAVSFCATCESPDVVVLSHDLTRAAATGEMRRTAYSAAGLVEDEVVHLDHPCLTCALREDIVPSLRRLARSGRWRGIVLALPLATDPSVAVGGIASAGDATVVACVLGVVDAATLLDDVFGDDLLADRGLHLATTDRRSVGETLAGQLDHADVVAAVLSPGAGPGSVDVIAHLAGDRMTVSAGVESYDVGALFRRRHDPAVAAARIDPRRVHPRVRPAAPGEATRPPWTLDLRSDRPLHPDRLRTNLSALAMGRLRGRGRFWLPTRPGSVCQWDGAGGQLSIGTAGGWGGTAPSTRLVITGLDDAVPVRAAFADCVLTDTEVARGQRYWSATDDGFEPWLGERSDAA; the protein is encoded by the coding sequence GTGAGGCAGGTTCCCGTGGTCGTCGTCGCGGCCGTCGACCCCGTGCTCCGCGACGCGGTGTCGTTCTGCGCCACCTGTGAGAGCCCCGACGTCGTCGTGCTGAGCCACGACCTCACGCGAGCGGCCGCGACGGGTGAGATGCGGCGCACTGCCTACTCCGCGGCCGGCCTCGTCGAGGACGAGGTCGTCCATCTCGACCATCCGTGCCTGACCTGCGCCCTGCGCGAGGACATCGTCCCTTCCCTGCGTCGCCTCGCGAGGAGCGGCAGGTGGCGCGGCATCGTGCTCGCCCTGCCGCTCGCGACCGACCCGTCCGTCGCGGTCGGCGGCATCGCCTCCGCCGGTGACGCGACGGTCGTGGCCTGTGTGCTCGGCGTCGTCGACGCGGCCACCCTCCTCGACGACGTGTTCGGCGACGACCTGCTGGCCGACCGCGGGCTGCACCTCGCGACCACCGACAGGAGATCGGTCGGCGAGACGCTGGCCGGACAGCTCGACCACGCCGACGTGGTGGCGGCGGTCCTGAGCCCCGGCGCCGGCCCCGGCTCGGTCGACGTGATCGCCCATCTGGCCGGTGACCGCATGACCGTGTCGGCGGGGGTCGAGTCGTACGACGTCGGGGCACTCTTCCGCCGCAGGCACGACCCGGCGGTCGCGGCGGCGCGGATCGACCCGCGCCGGGTCCACCCCAGGGTGCGACCGGCGGCGCCGGGGGAGGCGACCCGTCCACCGTGGACCCTCGACCTGCGGTCGGACCGGCCGCTGCACCCCGACCGGTTGCGGACGAACCTGTCCGCGCTGGCGATGGGTCGCCTGCGCGGCCGGGGACGGTTCTGGCTCCCCACCAGGCCGGGATCGGTGTGCCAGTGGGACGGCGCGGGCGGCCAGTTGAGCATCGGCACCGCCGGTGGCTGGGGTGGCACGGCGCCGAGCACCCGGCTGGTGATCACCGGGCTCGACGACGCCGTGCCGGTGCGTGCCGCGTTCGCCGACTGCGTGCTGACCGACACCGAGGTCGCGCGGGGGCAGCGGTACTGGTCCGCCACGGACGACGGGTTCGAGCCCTGGCTCGGCGAACGCTCCGACGCCGCCTGA
- a CDS encoding zinc ABC transporter substrate-binding protein — protein sequence MALPFAAACGSGQSATTDTGGRLRVVATTTQVADFARNVGGDRVHVTQLLKPNVDPHDFEPAPADLQAISKAELVIENGVGLEEWLHETIESAGFDGATVDASKGVTLHEGGAEHEEGTQEHEEGGEEAEHEHGEEDPHIWQDPRNAKKMSATIAAALEKADPSHKAEYQADLESYEDRLDRLDADIAKQISSIPKDQRRLVTNHDAFGYYVERYDLTFVGSIIPSFDTSAELSGKELDTLVGKIKAQHVKAVFSEASLPPKTAETIGTRAGVTVVAGEDALYGDTLGPAGSDAATYIAMMEHNTKTIVGALRG from the coding sequence ATGGCGCTGCCGTTCGCGGCGGCGTGCGGATCGGGCCAGTCCGCCACCACCGACACCGGCGGCAGGCTGCGCGTCGTCGCCACAACGACCCAAGTGGCCGACTTCGCCCGCAACGTCGGCGGCGACCGCGTCCATGTCACGCAGCTGCTCAAGCCGAACGTCGACCCGCACGACTTCGAGCCCGCGCCCGCCGACCTGCAGGCCATCAGCAAGGCCGAACTCGTGATCGAGAACGGCGTCGGCCTGGAGGAGTGGCTCCACGAGACCATCGAGTCCGCCGGCTTCGACGGCGCCACGGTCGACGCGAGCAAGGGCGTGACCCTGCACGAGGGCGGCGCGGAGCACGAGGAGGGAACGCAGGAGCATGAGGAGGGCGGCGAGGAAGCCGAGCACGAGCACGGCGAGGAGGACCCGCACATCTGGCAGGACCCGCGCAACGCGAAGAAGATGTCGGCGACGATCGCCGCGGCCCTGGAGAAGGCGGACCCGTCGCACAAGGCCGAGTACCAGGCCGACCTCGAGTCGTACGAGGACAGGCTGGACCGGCTCGACGCCGACATCGCGAAGCAGATCTCGTCCATCCCGAAGGACCAGCGCAGGCTGGTGACGAACCACGACGCCTTCGGGTACTACGTCGAGCGCTACGACCTCACGTTCGTCGGCTCGATCATCCCGAGCTTCGACACCTCCGCCGAGCTCTCCGGCAAGGAACTCGACACGCTCGTCGGCAAGATCAAGGCCCAGCACGTCAAGGCGGTGTTCTCCGAGGCGAGCCTGCCGCCGAAGACCGCGGAGACGATCGGCACCCGCGCGGGCGTCACCGTCGTGGCGGGCGAGGACGCCCTCTACGGCGACACCCTGGGACCTGCGGGCTCCGACGCCGCCACGTACATTGCGATGATGGAGCACAACACCAAGACGATCGTCGGAGCGTTGCGTGGCTGA
- a CDS encoding ATP-binding cassette domain-containing protein, with the protein MAEAETALSLDDAYLAYGATPVVERVHGRIGVGESVALIGPNGAGKSTLLKGILGLVPLVSGSITVLGTTPARARGRVGYVPQADTLDAEFPVTAAQVVLMGRYRSIGWLRRPGRRDRALALDALDRVGLRDRAADRFGSLSGGQRQRVLLARAIVGRPRLLLLDEPTGGLDAVSQAALLDALAELKDDGVTVVVSTHDLSLAHLACDEVCLLNKHQFAFGPVKSTLTPDNLRATYGGHALELRGDQVIVAQGG; encoded by the coding sequence GTGGCTGAGGCCGAGACCGCACTGTCGCTCGACGACGCGTACCTGGCGTACGGAGCCACCCCCGTCGTCGAGCGCGTGCACGGCCGGATCGGCGTGGGCGAGTCGGTCGCCCTCATCGGTCCGAACGGTGCCGGCAAGTCCACCCTGCTCAAGGGCATCCTCGGCCTGGTACCTCTCGTCAGCGGCAGCATCACCGTTCTCGGCACGACCCCGGCCAGGGCCCGCGGGCGGGTCGGATACGTCCCGCAGGCGGACACGCTCGACGCGGAGTTCCCCGTCACGGCCGCACAGGTGGTCCTGATGGGCAGGTACCGGTCGATCGGCTGGCTGCGCAGGCCCGGACGGCGCGACCGTGCCCTCGCACTCGACGCTCTCGACCGCGTCGGGCTGCGCGACCGTGCCGCCGACCGGTTCGGCTCACTGTCCGGTGGCCAGCGCCAACGGGTGCTCCTCGCCCGCGCCATCGTCGGCCGGCCCCGGCTGCTGCTGCTCGACGAGCCGACCGGCGGGCTCGACGCCGTCAGCCAGGCGGCCCTGCTCGACGCGCTCGCCGAGCTGAAGGACGACGGCGTCACGGTCGTCGTCTCCACCCATGACCTGTCGCTCGCCCACCTCGCCTGCGACGAGGTCTGCCTGCTCAACAAGCACCAGTTCGCGTTCGGACCGGTGAAGTCGACCCTCACGCCCGACAACCTGCGCGCGACGTACGGCGGTCACGCCCTCGAGCTGCGCGGTGACCAGGTCATCGTGGCGCAGGGCGGCTGA
- a CDS encoding metal ABC transporter permease, translated as MNPGLLYQTLIEPFQLPYMARALVELVLLGVLAGTVGVFVLVRRLAFVSDALTHTVFPGVVIGYLLAGDNGIFVGALVAGAATAVALTLLTRNRRVTEDAAIAVLLTSMFSIGVVVVSRRSSYTADLTAFLFGRLLTVSVTEIVQTAVVGVVVAAALLVAGKELVLRAFDPEGARAQGYRVGVLDLVLNVLVALVVVAAVRAVGSVLVIALLIVPAAAARLLTHRLGVLGLLAAVIGAVGGWLGLVASWNASIYGGVRLGSGATVVVAIVAIYLVILGISLVGRRVLRRRSVTRADEPVAAPLVGAGR; from the coding sequence ATGAACCCCGGCCTGCTCTACCAGACCCTCATCGAACCGTTCCAGCTGCCGTACATGGCACGGGCGCTCGTCGAGCTCGTCCTGCTCGGCGTGCTGGCCGGCACCGTCGGGGTGTTCGTGCTCGTCCGCCGTCTCGCGTTCGTGTCCGACGCGCTGACGCACACCGTCTTCCCCGGCGTGGTGATCGGCTACCTGCTCGCCGGCGACAACGGCATCTTCGTCGGCGCGCTCGTCGCCGGCGCCGCCACCGCGGTCGCGCTCACGCTGCTCACCCGGAACCGCAGGGTGACCGAGGACGCGGCGATCGCCGTCCTGCTGACGAGCATGTTCAGCATCGGCGTCGTCGTGGTCTCGCGACGCAGCTCGTACACCGCCGACCTCACCGCGTTCCTCTTCGGCCGGCTGCTCACCGTCTCGGTCACGGAGATCGTGCAGACGGCCGTCGTCGGCGTGGTCGTGGCCGCCGCCCTCCTGGTCGCCGGCAAGGAGCTTGTCCTCCGCGCGTTCGACCCGGAGGGGGCCCGCGCCCAGGGGTACCGCGTCGGCGTGCTCGACCTCGTGCTCAACGTCCTCGTCGCGCTCGTCGTCGTCGCGGCCGTCCGCGCCGTCGGGTCGGTCCTCGTCATCGCGCTCCTCATCGTGCCCGCTGCCGCGGCCAGGCTCCTCACCCACCGGCTCGGCGTCCTCGGCCTCCTCGCGGCCGTCATCGGGGCGGTCGGCGGGTGGCTGGGCCTCGTCGCCAGCTGGAACGCCTCGATCTACGGCGGGGTGCGGCTGGGCTCGGGAGCCACGGTCGTGGTCGCGATCGTCGCGATCTACCTGGTGATCCTCGGCATCTCCCTGGTCGGCCGTCGGGTGCTGCGCCGCCGTTCGGTGACCCGCGCCGACGAGCCCGTCGCGGCCCCGCTGGTGGGGGCGGGGAGGTAG
- a CDS encoding iron chelate uptake ABC transporter family permease subunit — protein MLDSSLTYPVVEVVLVALLASAVGVHVVLRRRAFFTMAMTHATFPGVVLASMLGLNLYLGGGLFGLLVVAGIAALDRRRDQDSTATTGVVLSAGFALGVLLVSTQPGFTRDLSGYLVGSILTVQASDVVITSVICVAVLGTLAATGRVLLFAAFDPLGATAAGYRVGLLDAVFLVVVELTVVTSVPAVGTMLAVALIVGPAAAARLWTTSTLTMTLSAAVIGVGSGLTGLLLSEYVRVPAGAAITLIATGALGVSLLAAGARRVLGRPRPAATVER, from the coding sequence GTGCTCGACAGTTCGCTCACCTACCCGGTCGTCGAGGTCGTCCTCGTGGCACTGCTCGCATCGGCCGTCGGCGTCCACGTGGTGCTGCGTCGCCGGGCGTTCTTCACCATGGCGATGACGCACGCGACGTTCCCCGGCGTGGTCCTCGCGTCGATGCTCGGGCTCAACCTGTACCTCGGCGGGGGCCTGTTCGGCCTGCTCGTCGTCGCAGGCATCGCCGCGCTCGACCGGCGCAGGGATCAGGACTCGACCGCGACGACGGGGGTCGTCCTCTCGGCCGGCTTCGCCCTGGGCGTCCTGCTCGTCTCGACCCAGCCGGGGTTCACCAGGGACCTGTCCGGCTACCTCGTCGGCTCGATCCTGACCGTGCAGGCGTCCGATGTCGTCATCACGTCGGTCATCTGCGTCGCGGTGCTCGGGACGCTCGCTGCAACCGGCCGGGTGCTGCTGTTCGCGGCGTTCGACCCGCTGGGCGCCACGGCCGCCGGCTACCGGGTCGGGCTGCTCGACGCCGTGTTCCTCGTCGTGGTCGAGCTGACCGTCGTGACCTCGGTGCCCGCCGTGGGCACGATGCTGGCGGTCGCCCTGATCGTCGGGCCCGCTGCGGCGGCGCGGCTGTGGACCACCAGCACGCTGACCATGACCCTCAGCGCCGCCGTCATCGGCGTAGGGTCGGGACTCACGGGCCTGCTGCTCTCCGAGTACGTTCGGGTGCCGGCGGGCGCCGCGATCACCCTCATCGCCACGGGCGCGCTCGGCGTCTCCCTGCTCGCGGCGGGGGCGCGCCGAGTCCTGGGTCGTCCGCGACCGGCGGCGACGGTCGAGAGATAG
- a CDS encoding transcriptional repressor — translation MSYGRTAVPTASRNADPESRTRRRTRQGSLVTEALGRADEFQSAQEVFATLRANGHNIGLTTVYRHLTDLAERGAVDVLRSADGENWYRQCEIEAHHHHLVCRSCGRTVEIKSSSVEKWAQRVAEAEGFSEVSHTVEVFGLCSACSR, via the coding sequence ATGAGCTATGGGAGGACGGCCGTGCCAACAGCATCGCGGAACGCCGACCCCGAGTCGCGCACCCGCCGCAGGACCCGGCAGGGCTCGCTCGTCACCGAGGCCCTCGGCAGGGCCGACGAGTTCCAGAGCGCGCAGGAGGTCTTCGCCACGCTGCGCGCCAACGGGCACAACATCGGCCTGACGACGGTGTACCGCCACCTCACCGACCTCGCGGAACGCGGAGCGGTCGACGTCCTGCGGTCGGCGGACGGCGAGAACTGGTACCGCCAGTGCGAGATCGAGGCCCACCACCATCACCTCGTCTGCCGGTCATGCGGCCGTACGGTCGAGATCAAGTCGAGCTCGGTCGAGAAGTGGGCCCAGCGGGTCGCCGAGGCCGAGGGCTTCTCCGAGGTCAGCCACACGGTCGAGGTCTTCGGCCTGTGCAGCGCCTGCAGCCGATGA
- a CDS encoding permease, translating to MSISILTRVSTRTLPEERVTTTRRWPVVLAAAVVLVAVVVRLTGTKVGFLDVPAVQAWTTVFVAIVIQATPFLVFGVMVSALIAVLVPPSFFTYALPRNQALAVPVASLAGAVLPGCECASVPIARRLVSRGVPPAAALAFLLSAPAINPIVIVATAVAFPGRPEMVLARLVASVAVSMTVGFIWIKLGRPAWTMVKQRPESVGRTRLERFAYETRHDFLQAGGFLVIGAMAAAALNVLVPQSILTSIASSPWLSVLALGLLAVLLAVCSEADAFIAASLTSFSPTAQLAFMVVGPMVDVKLIAMQAGTFGRAFALRFAPLVFVTGMVATAVVGLVLL from the coding sequence ATCTCGATCTCTATACTGACGCGGGTGTCGACACGCACGCTGCCCGAGGAACGGGTCACCACCACCCGCCGCTGGCCGGTCGTCCTGGCCGCGGCAGTGGTCCTCGTCGCGGTCGTCGTCCGTCTCACCGGCACGAAGGTCGGCTTCCTCGATGTCCCGGCCGTGCAGGCGTGGACGACGGTGTTCGTCGCGATCGTCATCCAGGCGACACCCTTCCTCGTGTTCGGGGTGATGGTGAGCGCGCTGATCGCGGTCCTGGTCCCACCGAGCTTCTTCACCTACGCGCTGCCGCGCAACCAGGCGCTCGCGGTCCCCGTCGCCAGCCTCGCGGGCGCGGTCCTGCCCGGCTGCGAGTGCGCGTCGGTCCCGATCGCCCGTCGCCTCGTCTCCCGAGGAGTTCCGCCGGCGGCGGCACTGGCATTCCTCCTGTCGGCTCCGGCGATCAATCCCATCGTCATCGTGGCGACGGCCGTGGCCTTCCCCGGTCGACCCGAGATGGTGCTCGCCAGGCTCGTGGCGTCGGTGGCCGTGTCGATGACCGTCGGATTCATCTGGATCAAGCTGGGCCGCCCCGCGTGGACGATGGTCAAGCAGCGCCCGGAATCGGTCGGACGCACCCGGCTGGAACGGTTCGCGTACGAGACCAGACACGACTTCCTCCAGGCCGGCGGGTTCCTCGTGATCGGGGCGATGGCCGCCGCCGCGCTCAACGTCCTCGTACCCCAGAGCATCCTGACCTCCATCGCCTCCTCACCGTGGCTCAGCGTCCTGGCGTTGGGCCTCCTCGCGGTGCTGCTCGCGGTGTGCTCAGAGGCCGACGCGTTCATCGCCGCGAGCCTCACCTCGTTCTCCCCCACCGCCCAGCTCGCCTTCATGGTCGTCGGACCGATGGTCGACGTGAAGCTGATCGCCATGCAGGCGGGCACCTTCGGCCGCGCCTTCGCCCTGCGGTTCGCGCCGCTGGTGTTCGTGACGGGGATGGTCGCCACCGCGGTGGTCGGCCTGGTGCTGCTGTGA
- a CDS encoding TIGR03943 family protein produces MNRNAQSLLLVAAGGVLIWITVDGTYVRYVRESALPWILSSAIALVVIGLVLLWADNEAKLAARVLGEAELARRAAPVHEHADDDHGHGRMSGMVPWLLVVPLLALFLVQPRELGAYTAERTSSKSVEKPADEYAYGPLVGNDPVEVPLIELNQRAVYGGEKTLTGRTLLVSGFVTKRADSETGEFYVNRLFIACCAADALPVRVHITGAPQAYKTETWVQITGRYVGNESFPDPNLDPLPTIEVDSIKRIAVPDEPYAT; encoded by the coding sequence GTGAACCGCAACGCGCAGAGCCTGCTGCTCGTCGCCGCCGGCGGGGTGCTCATCTGGATCACCGTCGACGGCACGTACGTGCGCTACGTCAGGGAGTCGGCGCTCCCGTGGATCCTCTCGTCGGCGATCGCCCTCGTCGTGATCGGGCTCGTGCTGCTGTGGGCCGACAACGAGGCGAAGCTGGCGGCCAGGGTCCTCGGCGAGGCTGAGCTGGCGAGACGCGCCGCACCGGTACACGAGCACGCCGACGACGACCACGGGCACGGCCGGATGAGCGGCATGGTCCCGTGGTTGCTCGTCGTCCCGCTGCTCGCCCTGTTCCTCGTGCAGCCGCGCGAGCTCGGCGCGTACACCGCGGAGCGCACCAGCAGCAAGAGCGTCGAGAAGCCCGCCGACGAGTACGCGTACGGGCCGCTCGTGGGCAACGACCCGGTCGAGGTCCCGCTGATCGAGCTCAACCAGCGTGCCGTCTACGGCGGGGAGAAGACTCTCACCGGCCGCACCCTCCTGGTCAGCGGCTTCGTCACGAAGCGAGCGGACAGCGAGACCGGCGAGTTCTACGTCAACCGGCTGTTCATCGCGTGCTGCGCCGCCGATGCCCTCCCGGTGCGCGTGCACATCACCGGAGCGCCGCAGGCGTACAAGACGGAGACCTGGGTCCAGATCACCGGCCGCTACGTCGGCAACGAGTCGTTCCCCGACCCAAACCTCGACCCGTTGCCCACGATCGAGGTCGACAGCATCAAGCGCATCGCCGTGCCGGACGAGCCGTACGCGACCTGA
- a CDS encoding gfo/Idh/MocA family oxidoreductase → MTGGLTIAVVGLGFGEDFVPLYLSHPDVAEVVLVEPDEARRRTVARRYGLADGHADLAGVLADAAVDAVHVLAPVHLHADMVVAALSAGKHVASAVPMATSLDDCDRVIAAQRASGRHYMMMETTVFAREYLAVEDMYRRGDFGSLTLYRGFHIQNLDGFPAYWQGFPPMHYVTHALSPVLALLGTSVESVRCQGAGRLAERRATGGFDNPYPTEVGLFSLRDSDVLVDVTMSFFQTARSYVEGFALYGEHLGVEWPPDNEGPLTLYDMTGPAEGSRGNQVAARELDPPDRPDRLPAPLTRFTRPCEVQLAGMPAPASVGAAHGGSHPFLAHEFVRSIVEDRAPLVDARTAARWTAPGICAHRSALAGGAAVQVPVY, encoded by the coding sequence ATGACCGGTGGCCTCACGATCGCCGTCGTCGGCCTCGGCTTCGGCGAGGACTTCGTCCCCCTCTACCTGTCCCACCCGGACGTCGCCGAGGTGGTGCTCGTCGAGCCCGACGAGGCGCGGCGACGCACGGTGGCCCGGCGTTACGGACTCGCGGACGGGCACGCGGACCTGGCCGGTGTGCTCGCGGACGCGGCGGTCGACGCGGTGCACGTCCTGGCGCCCGTCCACCTGCACGCCGACATGGTCGTCGCGGCGCTGAGCGCCGGCAAGCACGTCGCCAGCGCGGTGCCGATGGCGACCAGCCTGGACGACTGCGACCGGGTCATCGCGGCGCAGCGGGCCAGCGGGCGGCACTACATGATGATGGAGACCACCGTCTTCGCACGCGAGTACCTCGCGGTCGAGGACATGTATCGCCGCGGTGACTTCGGCTCGCTGACGTTGTACCGCGGCTTCCACATCCAGAACCTCGACGGCTTCCCCGCCTACTGGCAGGGTTTCCCGCCGATGCACTACGTCACCCACGCGCTCTCGCCCGTGCTGGCGTTGCTGGGAACGAGCGTGGAGTCGGTGCGCTGCCAGGGCGCCGGCCGCCTCGCCGAGCGCCGCGCGACGGGCGGGTTCGACAACCCGTACCCCACCGAGGTCGGGTTGTTCAGCCTGCGCGACAGCGACGTCCTCGTCGACGTCACGATGTCGTTCTTCCAGACCGCGCGCAGCTACGTCGAGGGTTTCGCCCTCTACGGCGAGCACCTCGGCGTCGAGTGGCCGCCGGACAACGAAGGGCCCCTGACCCTGTACGACATGACCGGCCCGGCGGAGGGGAGCAGGGGCAACCAGGTAGCGGCCCGGGAGCTCGACCCGCCCGACCGTCCCGACCGGCTGCCCGCACCGCTCACCCGGTTCACCCGGCCGTGCGAGGTCCAGCTCGCCGGCATGCCCGCACCGGCGAGCGTCGGCGCGGCCCACGGTGGCTCCCACCCGTTCCTGGCGCACGAGTTCGTCCGCAGCATCGTCGAGGACCGGGCGCCCCTGGTCGACGCGCGCACCGCGGCCCGCTGGACGGCACCGGGGATCTGCGCGCACCGGTCCGCACTCGCGGGTGGCGCCGCCGTGCAGGTGCCGGTGTACTGA
- a CDS encoding EthD family reductase, with product MYRLTILYGMPHDPEHFRDYYSRVHIPLARRMRGLTGWNLSWIDRDGDDPGPYLLVAELYAESRAAMDAILASPEGEAARADLDKFVTGTVEFLSGEEEEVPLS from the coding sequence GTGTACCGCCTGACGATCCTCTACGGCATGCCCCACGACCCGGAGCACTTCCGCGACTACTACTCCCGCGTGCACATCCCGCTGGCGCGCAGGATGCGCGGGCTCACCGGGTGGAACCTGTCCTGGATCGACAGGGACGGGGACGACCCAGGTCCCTACCTGCTGGTCGCCGAGCTGTACGCGGAGTCGCGTGCCGCCATGGACGCGATCCTCGCCTCGCCCGAGGGCGAGGCCGCCCGGGCGGACCTCGACAAGTTCGTCACCGGCACCGTCGAGTTCCTGTCCGGTGAGGAGGAAGAGGTGCCCCTGTCATGA
- a CDS encoding phosphoenolpyruvate hydrolase family protein, translating into MESRSDMVARLRAKAGGGHAIIGGGAGTGLSAKCSQAAGLDFIVVYNSGRYRMAGRSSMAGLMPYGDANAIVMEMGAEILPVADRIPVLAGVCGTDPFRLMPAFLRGVRDAGFAGVQNYPTVCLFDGIIRANLEETGLGFDKEVAMIAAAHELDLFTATYVANPDEAAAMAGAGADIVVPHMGLTTAGMIGAQTALSLAEAKTKCAELATAARDVNPDVMVVCHGGPIFGPEEAAQVIADVPGLDGFLGASSMERLPTEVAMVEHMSSYTRIAVPPRH; encoded by the coding sequence ATGGAATCTCGATCCGACATGGTGGCGCGCCTGCGGGCGAAGGCCGGGGGCGGACACGCGATCATCGGGGGCGGCGCGGGCACCGGCCTGTCCGCGAAGTGCTCGCAGGCCGCCGGCCTCGACTTCATCGTCGTGTACAACTCCGGCCGTTACCGCATGGCGGGCCGCAGCTCGATGGCCGGGCTCATGCCCTACGGCGACGCCAACGCCATCGTGATGGAGATGGGGGCGGAGATCCTGCCGGTCGCCGACCGCATCCCCGTGCTGGCGGGCGTCTGCGGCACGGACCCGTTCCGGCTCATGCCGGCGTTCCTGCGCGGGGTCCGCGACGCGGGCTTCGCCGGCGTCCAAAACTACCCGACGGTCTGCCTGTTCGACGGCATCATCCGCGCGAACCTCGAGGAGACCGGTCTCGGGTTCGACAAGGAGGTCGCGATGATCGCGGCGGCCCACGAGCTCGACCTGTTCACCGCCACCTACGTCGCCAACCCCGACGAGGCCGCCGCCATGGCCGGCGCCGGAGCCGACATCGTCGTCCCGCACATGGGTCTCACGACGGCGGGGATGATCGGTGCGCAGACCGCCCTCTCCCTGGCGGAGGCGAAGACGAAGTGCGCCGAGCTCGCGACGGCCGCGCGCGACGTGAACCCCGACGTAATGGTCGTGTGCCACGGCGGTCCGATCTTCGGTCCCGAGGAGGCGGCGCAGGTCATCGCCGACGTGCCGGGACTGGACGGCTTCCTCGGAGCGTCCAGCATGGAACGGCTCCCCACCGAGGTCGCCATGGTCGAGCACATGTCCTCGTACACCCGCATCGCCGTCCCCCCGCGACACTAG
- a CDS encoding UPF0261 family protein — translation MVELTTTPVALVGALDTKHEEYAFVRDRLATHGVPALLIDTGVLGDAGVLADVDRRTVARAGDADLDALVAAGDRGDAMTVMATGAAGIVRRMHRDREVSGVMVLGGSNAGFVMSVLATALPIGFPKLLVSTIVAGDTRPYLQASDLIMMYPVVDLAGLDSISRPVLSRAADAMAGIVAAPPVPAPPPGVRSVGCSMFGVTTPCVTSIQRGLAEDGVEVHVFHANGTGGRTLERLIRSGDVAAVADVTTTELADELVGGVCSAGRDRLTAAAACGVPQVVSVGALDMVNFGPRDTVPERFAGRRFLEHNPAVTLMRTSPTECAELGSIIATRLNEATAFTEVHVPARGFSQISTPGGPFHDPEADRALVDALRSALDPRVPLHVHDRGINDPAFAHAITRALNRALDSRKRT, via the coding sequence ATGGTGGAGCTGACAACCACTCCGGTCGCGCTCGTCGGCGCGCTGGACACCAAGCACGAGGAGTACGCCTTCGTCCGCGACCGGCTCGCGACGCACGGCGTGCCGGCCCTGCTGATCGACACCGGGGTACTGGGAGACGCCGGTGTCCTGGCGGACGTGGACCGCCGCACCGTCGCCCGCGCCGGCGACGCCGACCTGGACGCCCTGGTCGCGGCCGGCGATCGCGGTGACGCGATGACGGTCATGGCCACCGGAGCGGCGGGCATCGTGCGGCGCATGCACCGCGACCGGGAGGTGTCGGGGGTCATGGTGCTCGGCGGGTCCAACGCCGGGTTCGTGATGAGCGTGCTCGCCACGGCACTGCCGATCGGCTTTCCGAAGCTGCTGGTCTCCACCATCGTGGCGGGCGACACGCGCCCGTACCTGCAGGCGTCGGACCTGATCATGATGTACCCGGTCGTCGACCTCGCCGGTCTCGACTCGATCAGCCGACCGGTGCTCTCCAGGGCGGCCGACGCGATGGCCGGCATCGTGGCGGCACCGCCCGTGCCTGCTCCTCCGCCCGGTGTGCGCTCGGTGGGCTGCTCGATGTTCGGCGTGACGACGCCCTGCGTCACGTCGATCCAGCGGGGGCTGGCGGAGGACGGCGTCGAGGTGCACGTGTTCCACGCGAACGGCACCGGCGGCCGGACGCTGGAACGCCTGATCCGCTCCGGCGACGTCGCCGCGGTCGCCGACGTGACCACCACCGAGCTGGCCGACGAGCTCGTCGGCGGCGTCTGTTCGGCGGGTCGGGACCGGCTCACCGCGGCCGCCGCCTGCGGCGTGCCCCAGGTGGTCAGCGTCGGGGCGCTGGACATGGTCAACTTCGGGCCACGCGACACCGTCCCCGAGCGGTTCGCCGGTCGCAGGTTCCTCGAGCACAACCCCGCCGTCACCCTCATGCGCACCAGTCCCACGGAGTGCGCCGAGCTGGGGAGCATCATCGCGACCAGGCTCAACGAGGCGACGGCGTTCACCGAGGTCCACGTCCCGGCGCGGGGTTTCTCCCAGATCTCGACGCCCGGCGGTCCCTTCCACGATCCCGAGGCGGACCGGGCGCTCGTCGACGCACTGCGCTCGGCGCTCGACCCGCGCGTCCCGCTGCACGTCCACGACCGCGGCATCAACGATCCCGCGTTCGCCCACGCCATCACCCGCGCACTGAACCGTGCACTGGACAGCCGGAAGAGGACATGA